The Flavobacteriales bacterium genome contains a region encoding:
- a CDS encoding 30S ribosomal protein S6, with translation MNQYETVFILTPVLSEQQMKEAVKDYEKFIKADGGKIVSTEDWGLRKLAYPIQKKSNGFYNLVEFQANPSLIADLELKFKRDERVIRFLTVKMDKFHVEYAERRRNKKKEVKA, from the coding sequence ATGAACCAGTACGAAACCGTTTTCATTTTAACTCCCGTTTTGTCTGAGCAGCAGATGAAGGAAGCGGTAAAGGATTACGAGAAGTTCATAAAAGCTGATGGAGGCAAAATCGTCTCTACGGAAGACTGGGGTCTGCGCAAATTGGCGTATCCGATCCAGAAGAAATCCAACGGCTTTTACAACCTTGTCGAGTTCCAAGCCAACCCTTCGTTGATCGCTGACCTTGAATTGAAATTCAAGCGTGACGAACGTGTAATTCGCTTCCTAACCGTAAAAATGGACAAGTTCCATGTAGAGTATGCGGAGCGCAGAAGAAACAAGAAGAAAGAAGTAAAAGCTTAA
- the rpsR gene encoding 30S ribosomal protein S18: protein MAGKKDGEIRYLNPPTVEVKRDKYCRFQKYGIKFIDYKDPDYLLAFINEQGKLLPRRLTGTSLKYQRKVAQAVKRARHLALMPYVADLMK, encoded by the coding sequence ATGGCAGGAAAGAAAGACGGAGAGATCAGATATCTCAATCCACCGACCGTAGAGGTCAAGAGAGACAAGTATTGCCGTTTCCAGAAGTACGGCATCAAATTCATTGATTACAAAGACCCGGATTATCTGTTGGCTTTCATCAATGAGCAGGGAAAACTGCTTCCACGCAGATTGACCGGAACATCACTGAAGTATCAACGCAAGGTTGCACAGGCTGTTAAGCGTGCACGTCATTTGGCGCTTATGCCATATGTAGCAGACCTTATGAAATAA